In Dasypus novemcinctus isolate mDasNov1 chromosome 10, mDasNov1.1.hap2, whole genome shotgun sequence, one DNA window encodes the following:
- the LOC101432868 gene encoding olfactory receptor 8H3-like, with translation MGRRNDTNVPEFILLGLTESEDIQQVLFMLFFLIYLITVLGNAGMILIIRLDLQLHTPMYFFLSHLSFLDLSYSTVITPKTLENLLISDKYISFTGCFTQMYFFVLFIVTEFFFLSSMAYDRYVAICKPLHYHIVMSTRLCRALVTGSYLIGFTESTVIVLCTKSLHFCKSNVIYHFFCDSTPILALSCTDTHGTENLIIFLTSLNIVVSLITIFMSYGSILSNILKINSTSAKRKAFSTCASHFLGVTIFYVSIIFTYLKPKKSYSLGKDQVASVFYTMVIPMLNPLIYSLRNKEVKNALIRVIQKSEGSRQLKCQ, from the coding sequence ATGGGACGTAGGAATGACACAAATGTGCCTGAATTCATCCTTCTGGGATTGACAGAATCTGAAGATATCCAGCAGGTACTATTTATGCTCTTTTTCCTGATATACCTGATTACCGTGCTGGGGAATGCAGGGATGATTTTGATAATTCGTCTAGATCTCCAGCTTCAcacacccatgtattttttcctcagtCACCTGTCATTCCTTGACCTCAGTTATTCAACAGTCATCACACCTAAAACCTTAGAGAATTTACTGATTTCTGACAAATATATTTCATTCACAGGTTGCTTCAcccaaatgtatttttttgtccTCTTTATTGTCACTgaattcttctttctctcttcaatgGCTTATGACCGCTATGTAGCTATCTGCAAGCCTCTTCACTATCACATTGTTATGTCCACGAGACTCTGCCGCGCCCTCGTCACTGGGTCCTACTTGATTGGCTTTACGGAATCAACAGTCATTGTTCTTTGCACGAAAAGCTTGCATTTCTGCAAATCCAATGTCAtctatcactttttctgtgactCAACTCCAATTTTAGCCCTGTCCTGCACTGACACTCATGGCACTGAAAATTTGATAATCTTTCTCACTAGTTTAAACATAGTGGTTTCTCTTATCACAATTTTTATGTCATATGGGTCCATTCTGTCTAATATTCTGAAAATTAATTCCACTTCAGCAAAGCGCAAAGCCTTCTCTACTTGTGCCTCCCACTTCCTGGGAGTAACCATCTTTTATGTCAGtataatatttacttatttaaaaccaaagaagTCCTACTCTTTGGGAAAGGATCAAGTGGCCTCTGTGTTTTATACTATGGTGATCCCCATGCTGAATCCACTTATTTATAGTCTCAGAaacaaagaagtgaaaaatgcTCTCATTAGAGTCATTCAGAAGAGCGAGGGCTCCAGACAACTGAAATGTCAGTGA